CCGCAGCGAGTACCGTGATTATTGCATCGGGCGCAGGCTTGCCGATCTCTACCACGCAAACACTTGTGGGTGCCGTATTGGGCGTTGGTTTAGCTCGAGGCATCGCAGCATTGAATATGAATGTGGTAGGTAGCATTGTGGTGTCTTGGGTCATCACGTTGCCTGCAGGTGCACTCATGTCGATTATCTTTTTCTTCGGTTTACGCGCCGCATTTGGTGTTTAAATCGGAGAAAGTAGGAGAGGAACAAGCGGTATGAAACGGCAAGATTTTACCTTCGAGCTTCCAGATGAGCTCATCGCTAGGTATCCACAACCGGATCGTACAAGTAGTCGCTTACTTCACTTAGACGGCCCTACTGGGGCCGTTTCTCATTACCAGTTTAAAAATCTTCTCGACTTAGTTGCACCCGGAGATTTAATGGTATTCAACGACACGCGGGTAATTCCTGCGCGTTTGATGGGTGAGAAAGTTTCTGGTGGCAAAGTTGAGATTCTGATCGAGCGTGTGCTCGATGAACATCGTGCGCTTGCGCACGTGCGCTCTAACCGAAGTCCAAAACCGGGTGCTCGGTTGCTTATGGAAAATGCAATCGATGTAGAGGTTGTTGGGCGGGACGATGCGCTCTTTGAGCTGAAGTTCGACCCGAGTAAAACACTGCTTGAATGGCTTGAGGCATATGGTCATATGCCATTGCCCCCTTATATCGATAGGCCTGACGAAGCAACTGATAAAGAGCGTTACCAAACCGTGTATGGCACCAAGCCTGGAGCTGTTGCAGCTCCTACAGCGGGCCTACATTTTGACGATGCGCTCCTCGCTGCTTTGCGAGACAAAGGGGTAGAAATCGCGCATGTTACGTTGCACGTGGGCGCGGGTACTTTTCAGCCAGTTCGAGTGGATAACATTCATGAGCACAAAATGCACAGCGAATATGCAGAGGTGCCGGATTCAGTGGTAATAGCGGTAAAAGCTGCGAAAGCACGCGGTGGGCGCGTCATTGCGGTGGGTACCACTTCGGTTCGCAGCTTAGAGTCTGCGGCTTGGAAATCTCCAACAGGAGAAATTGAACCGCTTTCTGGCGAAACGGATATTTTCATTTTTCCCGGTTATGAATTCAAAGTTGTAGACGCCATGATCACCAATTTTCATTTACCTGAGTCGACACTTATCATGCTGGTGTCTGCATTTGCAGGCCAAAAGGCGGTGTTGTCTGCTTACCGAGAAGCGGTGCAAGCGCAATACAGATTTTTTAGTTACGGCGACGCAATGTTTGTAACACGCAAATTAAATGCGTTGAACGTATAGATAGAGGTTAATTATGAGTCGTATGTCCTTTGAGTTGTTGTCTACATCTGGAAAAGCACGCCGGGGCCGCTTATCTTTTCCTCGGGGCACTGTAGAAACGCCCGCATTTATGCCGGTGGGAACGTTAGGTACGGTGAAGGGCATGACACCAGAAGAACTTGCGGATACCGGCGCTGAAATTTGCCTGGGAAATACATTTCACTTGATGTTACGCCCAGGAACCTCAGTGATACAGCAACATGGCGATTTACATGACTTCATGCATTGGGAAAAACCGATTCTCACAGACTCGGGTGGTTTCCAGGTATTTAGCTTAGGTGAGCTTCGTAAGATCACCGAAGAAGGAGCCACATTTCGTTCTCCAATTAACGGTGAGAAGATATTACTTACTCCAGAGAAGTCGATGGAAGTGCAGCGAGAGCTGGGCGCCGATATCGTCATGATTTTTGATGAATGCACCCCGCACCCCGCTACTTATGAGCAAGCGCAAGTATCAATGGAGCTGTCGCTGCGTTGGGCAGAGCGTTCGAAAGCCGCGCATGAGGGGAATGATGCCGCACTCTTCGGCATTATTCAGGGCGGTATGTATGAAGAACTCCGCACTATTTCACTAAACGGGCTGGAGCAAATTGGTTTCGACGGTTACGCCATTGGTGGATTATCTGTTGGCGAGCCCAAAGAGGATATGATGCGAATTCTGGATCATATTGCGCCACTGATGCCGGAACAAAAGCCACGTTATTTAATGGGTGTGGGTAAACCTGAAGATTTGGTCGAAGCGGTGCGTCGCGGAGTCGATATGTTCGACTGCGTGATGCCAACACGAAATGCTCGAAATGGTCATCTTTTCACGTCACAAGGTGTGATTAAGATAAGAAATGCGCGTCACAGGAACGACATGTCGCCGTTGGATGACGAGTGCGAATGCTACACTTGCAAACACTACAGCCGCGCTTATTTGCACCATCTTGACCGTTGTAATGAAATTTTAGGCGCCCGCTTAAATACGATTCATAATCTGTTTTATTACCAAACAGTGATGAAGGGTATGCGAGACGCTTTAGAGGCCGACACGTTTGAGGCGTATGTGGCAGCGTTTTATGCGAAACGTGAAATGGAAGTCCCTGTTTTACCTTAATCTTGTTAACGCTTGCGAAAAACGATCGGCTCTATCACAATAGTGTAAAGAAACTGGCAAGTTTGCCGATGATAAGCCACCAAACTAAAAATGATCCAAGGAGTTGCATACGATGAGTGCGGAAGGCTTTTCCCCATCGTTAAGACCTGTCCCTGTGGAAATGGAACTGCGCTTTGGCACCCATAACGAGCGTGTCAAAGGCTTGTTGGTTGGGCAGCGACAGCCGGAATATTTAGTGATCGAGATATCGAAGAAATACAACTGGGCCGAAGTGCAAGATTGGTTCGCAGAGTGTGCGACGGTAGTGATTCGGGGCGTACTTGATCAAGGCCAGATCGTTGCCGCTGCAACGGGTTATTTGAGTGCGACGTCACGCCCTCAACGACTGATCTTCTTACAGTATCCTAAGCGCTTTGAAGCCCGTGGTTTACGCCAATCTCCTCGTATTGAGGTTGAGCTCGATGCAGTGATTCGAATTGCGCCAAATATCCCCTCACCATTTCCACAAGGCAGTGGTATTACTGAGGTGAAGGGGCAAGTTAAAGATATTTCTCGCGGTGGTATGGGGTTCTCCGCAAAAGCCGATCCAACTCTGAGCGCCGAGAAGTTAAACGGTGGTATTGTTGAAGTCGAAGTATTAGACGGCGATAATTCACTTTTGAAAACAGTCGTGGAAATCCGAGGGGCGAAGCAATCTGGAATCACGATGGTAATGGGTTTGTTGGTTGATAAAAAGGACCAACGCTACCTAGATTCACTGGATGATCTGATCCTCCATTCGAAATTGATCAAACAAGCGATTCACGGATAGAATTTACACAAAAGGGTTTACAGACCCGTTTCATTTGTTTAGAATTCAGCACCAATTTTTTCCGAGATTGATGACTCAACCGACAAGATTGTTGGGGCATCCATAGATAATGTTTTTGAGGTGAGGGGCTAATGCCAGCAGTTAAATTGAAAGAAAACGAGCCATTTGACGTCGCGTTACGTCGTTTTAAGCGTTCTTGCGAAAAAGCAGGCGTATTGTCTGAGGTACGTAGCCGTGAGTTCTACGAGAAGCCTACTTCAGAGCGTAAGCGTAAGAAAGCTGCGGCAGTAAAACGCCACGCTAAAAAATTGGCTCGTGAGAACGCACGTCGTACGCGTTTGTACTAAGACTGCATCACAGCTCGATTTTCAGAGAAACCGTGCCAACGCACGGTTTTTTTGTACGCGGAAATTTAATAGAGTAAATTAACTCCATGGCTGGATTAATACCTCGCGACTTTATCCAAGATTTGATTGCACGAGCGGACATTGTGTCGGTTGTGGACAGTCGTGTGCGGTTAAAAAAGGCAGGTAAGAATTACCAAGCCTGTTGCCCTTTCCATGGTGAGAAAACGCCTTCATTTACCGTTGCGCCCGACAAGCAGTTCTATCACTGCTTTGGTTGTGGAGTGCACGGGAACGCGATTGATTTCATTATGGAATATGAGGGCCTAGAGTTTCCTGATGCAGTAGAAGCACTTGCCAGTGATATGGGGCTAGAGGTGCCGCGCGAGAAGGGAACCGGGCAATCGCGTGATCGCGCTGAGATCGAAGACGACTTTGCCCTGATGGAAAAAGCGACTCAATTTTTCGAACAGCAATTGCGGAAACACCCAAATTCTCAGAGAGTGATCGATTATTTGCGTGGGCGTGGATTGACCGGCGAAATTGTGAAGCAATTTGGAATTGGCTATGCACCTGAAGGCTGGGATGGCCTATTAAAAGCTTTGGGTGGCAACAGTAAACGAGAGAGCCAATTGCTGGCGCTCAAATTAATTACAGAGAATGATCGCGGCAAGCGCTTTGATTTTTTCCGTGATCGGATCATGTTTCCGATTCGAGACCGTCGCGGTCGTGTGGTGGGCTTTGGTGGGCGTGTGCTCGATAATGAACAAGGTCCCAAATACCTGAACTCCCCTGAAACTCGGTTATTTCACAAAGGCCGTGAGCTTTACGGCTTTTATGAAATGAAACAACACAGTAAGCAGCTTGAGCAAGTGGTCATTGTTGAAGGCTATATGGATGTCGTCGCGCTTGCGCAACATGGTGTTTATAACGCAGTTGCCGCACTGGGCACAGCCGCTACACCTGATCATTTGCAGTTACTTTTTCGCCAAACTCAACAAGTTGTGTGTTGTTTCGATGGTGATAGAGCAGGACGAGACGCCGCGTGGCGAGCACTTGAAAATGCGCTTCCGCTCCTGCGTGATGGTCACGATCTCCGTTTTTTATTCCTTCCCGACGGCGATGATCCCGACAGTCTCGTGCGGCGCGAGGGTGCAGAAGGTTTTGCAAGTAAGCTCGCTCAAGCACGTTCATTTAAAGATTACTTCTTTGATCATTTGAGTGCCGACGTGGATCTGTCGTCAGATGCTGGGAAGGCGAGTTTATTGGCGAAAGTTAGGCCGTTATTAAACACCATGCAAAGTGATTTCTATCGTGAGTTATTGCATGAGGAATTGGCAAAGCGAATTGGCCGTAGTACCGCACAACTGGAAGCACTGGAAAAAGGAACGAAACCAAACCGAGCGAACACCGATTCGCGGCAAAAGCTGAGCCCAGTAGAACGAGCGATGGGTTTGCTAGTACAGTACCCGCATTTAGGTCGCTTGGTGAAGGTAAATAACACCCTTGAGAAGCTGAAAATGGAAGGCGCAAAAGTGTTTATTGCTTTGCATCGACAAACACACACCGCAGAATTAAATACGGCGAGTGTGCTTGAAGGCTGGCGTGGTACAAAATATGAAGCTCAATTGCGAGAGCTAGCCCAATGGCAGCACCAAGTAGACGAGGCGAACATCGAAAAGGAATTTAAAGAAACTTATGTTTTCCTCATTGATCGCTATTTAGAGCAGCGTTACGAAGAGCTGCGCTTGCTGCCGGAAGAAGAACTCACGCGAGAGCGAAAACTAGAACTTGTGCAATTGCTGCAAGTTATAAAACGAGCACGAACTTAACCCGAATCTATTAATTTATTTTCATCTCGACTGGCTGAATCTGCGTATATTTGTTATACTGTTCGGTCATTCCGAAGGGTTCCCAAAATTCATTGATTGAGGTGTTGGCCTGTATGCAGACTCGACAGTCGCAACTGAAACTTCTTATTGCCAAAGGCAAAGAACAAGGTTATTTAACGTTCGCGGAAGTGAACGACCACTTACCACAGGACATTGTGGATTCGGATCAGATCGAAGATATCATCCGAATGATTAATGACATGGGTATTAAGGTGTTTGAGCATGCGCCAGACGCCGATGATCTCATGATGAGTGAAGACACCGCCGACGAAGATGCGGCGGAGGCTGCAGCAGCGGCGTTAGCAACTGTAGAGAGCGAAATTGGCCGAACCACCGACCCGGTGCGCATGTATATGCGTGAAATGGGGACCGTGGAGCTGTTAACACGCGAAGGTGAGATTGATATCGCCAAACGTATTGAAGACGGGATTAATCAAGTTCAATGTTCAGTTGCTGAATACCCAGAAGCGATTAACTTCCTACTCGAGCAGTGGGACGCTTACGAAGCTGAACAAATCCGTTTGACCGAAATTATCTCAGGCTTTATCGATCCAAATGAAGTGGAAGAAGCCCCCGTTGTGGCGACTCACGTTGGTTCAGAAGTACCCGAAGATAAGCTGGAAGATGACGATGAAGACGACGACGCAGACGATAGCGACGACGAAGATTCAGCGGATACCGGCATTGATCCAGAGCTCGCGAAAGAAAAATTTGAGGAGCTTCGTAAACAATACGAAGCAGCTCGGAGCGCTATTAAGAAGCATGGTCGTGGCCATAAAAAATCACGCGAACAAATTGAGTTATTGAGCGAGTTGTTTAAACAATTCCGTTTGGTTCCTAAGCAGTTCGACCGTCTCGTTCGTGACATGCGAGAAATGATGGATCGTGTACGCGTACAAGAACGCTTGATTATGAAAGTGTGCCTTGAACAAGCAAAAGTGCCTAAGCGTGCGTTCGTGATCACATTCTCAGGCAACGAAACCAGCATGGATTGGTTCGACTCTTTAATTGATAAAGGCACGGGTAACACTGAAGTTCTCACAGAACACCGCGAAGAGGTAGAGCGCTCAGTTCAGAAGCTCCGCACCATTGCTGAAGAAACCGGTCTTTCAATTGCGAACGTAAAAGACATCAACCGTCGCATGTCGATTGGTGAAGCGAAAGCTCGCCGCGCGAAGAAGGAGATGGTGGAAGCGAACTTGCGTTTGGTTATTTCAATTGCGAAAAAATACACCAACCGTGGCTTACAATTTTTGGATTTGATCCAAGAAGGTAACATTGGCTTGATGAAAGCGGTCGACAAGTTCGAATATCGCCGTGGTTACAAGTTCTCGACTTATGCAACATGGTGGATTCGCCAAGCGATTACACGTTCAATTGCCGACCAAGCGCGCACCATTCGTATTCCGGTACACATGATCGAAACGATCAATAAGTTGAACCGTATATCTCGTCAAATGCTTCAGGAAATGGGTCGTGAGCCACACCCTGAAGAGTTGGCAGAAAGAATGGCCATGCCAGAAGACAAAATTCGTAAAGTGCTCAAGATCGCCAAAGAGCCGATTTCGATGGAAACACCGATTGGTGACGATGAAGATTCGCACTTGGGTGATTTCATTGAAGACACGACGCTCGACTTACCAGTCGACGCAGCGACGTCTGAAAGCTTACAAAACGCAGTACGAGAAGTACTCGGTGGCTTAACGGCGCGGGAAGCAAAAGTATTGCGTATGCGCTTTGGTATCGATATGAATACCGATCACACGCTCGAAGAAGTGGGCAAGCAGTTCGACGTTACCCGCGAGCGGATTCGTCAAATTGAAGCCAAAGCATTGCGCAAGCTGCGCCACCCAAGTCGCAGCGAGCAACTCAAAAGCTTCTTAGACGAATAATTGAGCAACTCATACAAAAAGCGCCTACGGGCGCTTTTTTGTTGCGGATGATTTGGGTATACTTGCCGCCGCTTTGACAAAAAGCAGCACTTCAAATTGGCCCCTTAGCTCAGTTGGTTAGAGCACCCGACTCATAATCGGTAGGTCCCCAGTTCAAGTCTGGGAGGGGCCACCATTTTAAAGCCTAGTTATAAAAGAAAGAGCACCCGACTCTGTTCTCAATAACCCGACCCAAGTCCCCAGTTCAAGTCTGGGAGGGGCCACCATTTTTACGACTCTCCTCTCCTAGCTCAATTTGATATTAATATGTCGATAAAAATAGAAAATTTCCACATGTCACCTTGTTATGTCGATGAGAACGACATAAACTAACCCAACATATATTTTGTGTCGAAATTTCATGGGAATTTAAACATGAGTTGGAATGCCGAGCTGCCATATAATCAACTACCACTACTCCCGCCGTCTTTGGAGGCGTTAGAGACGAGGGCGGTGCTGAAAGCCTGTATTTCAGCAAGAGTTGCGTTAGCTGAGCTTAAAAAAGCTGGCGAACTTATTCCTAATCAAAGCATGTTAATTAATTTACTTCCTTTACTTGAAGCAAAAGATAGCTCGGAAATAGAGAATATCGTCACCACAACTGATCGATTGTTCCAATATGCCCAGGAAGATAAAGGTGCCGATCATGCCACGAAGGAAGCGTTAAGATACAGAACTGCATTGTATCAGGGCTTTCAACAGTTAGGTAATAAGCCACTGTGCACCGCAACAGCCATTGAAATCTGCAGTACGATAAAGAATACCGGCGTTGATATTCGCAAGATACCGGGTACGATTATTGGCAACCAGACTACTGGTGCGGTTGTTTATACTCCGCCGGTCGGAGAGGGTGTGATTCGTGACCTCCTTTCCAATTGGGAACATTTCCTGCACGCGGAAGATGAGCTTGATCCGCTGATTAAAATGGCAGTGAGTCATTACCAATTTGAAGCGATTCACCCATTTTATGATGGTAATGGACGAACAGGCCGAGTTCTAAATGTATTGTTCCTTATTGAGAGAGGACTACTAACCATACCGATTCTATATTTAAGCCGCTTTATTGTTCGTAACAAACAAGATTACTACCAGTTGCTCAATGCCGTTACTAGAGAACAGCGGTGGGACAACTGGCTTCTTTTTATGCTCAACGGGGTTGAGCAAACAGCAGTTTGGACCACCGAAAAGATCTCAGCGATTAGAGCGTTAATGGAAAGTACAACAGTATATATTCGAGAGCAGCTTCCTAAAATATATAGTCACGAGCTTGTACAGCTTATTTTTGAGCAACCGTATTGCCGAATAGCTAATTTGGTTGAGCGGAACTTAGCCAAAAGGCAAACTGCCTCAACTTACTTAAGACAGTTGGTAGAGATTGGCGTTTTGGAAGAAGTGACTTCCGGCAAAGAAAAGCTGTTTGTTAACCCTCGCTTAATGAAACTAATGACGCAGGACAACAATAATATAACCGGCTTCTAGCCACCAAAAATTCAAATACCGCCGTTGATCTTCCCACGAATCGCATGCAACTTCTTGTAGCTTTCAATGAGGCGTAAGTGCTTCTCCAGGCCTTCGAGCTTGCTGTTCGTGGGCTCTAAACCGTAAAAGCGCACGTTGCCATGCACGGAGCCAACTACGGCGAGGTAGGTGTCTTGCCCGTACATGCGACTCAGGTTGTACTCGAAGTCGCTCAGCTCTAGGTTATCGTCGAACTCAATTTCGAGAACGGCTTCCATTGCGCGATAGAAGAGTACACGCTCTACCGTGTTGTCGTTGTATTGTAGGAACTCCTGTACTAATTCAAAAGCCGCTTCTAGCTTTTCGAGCGCTAAATAAATGAGTAACTTCAGTTCGAGAATGGTGAGCTGTCCCCACACAGTGTTTTCGTCAAACTCAATGCCGATCAGCGTAATAATATCGCCATAATGATCTAGTTCACTCTCTTCTAAACGCTGTACCAATGTTTTGAGTTGTCTATTGGAAAGTGAGTGTAAATTCAAAATATCGTGACGGAACTGCAAGGCAACATTGGTGTTGTCCCAAATCAAATCTTCTATCGGGTAAACTTCTGAGTAATCCGGCACCAGCATGCGTACGGCTGGCGCACCAAGCTGGTCATGAACTGCGGTATACACTTCTTTGCCCATGCTTTCGAGAATACTTAATAGCGTGGCTTCTTCCTCGTCATTAGAGCCAG
This genomic interval from Idiomarinaceae bacterium HL-53 contains the following:
- a CDS encoding tRNA-guanine transglycosylase — translated: MSRMSFELLSTSGKARRGRLSFPRGTVETPAFMPVGTLGTVKGMTPEELADTGAEICLGNTFHLMLRPGTSVIQQHGDLHDFMHWEKPILTDSGGFQVFSLGELRKITEEGATFRSPINGEKILLTPEKSMEVQRELGADIVMIFDECTPHPATYEQAQVSMELSLRWAERSKAAHEGNDAALFGIIQGGMYEELRTISLNGLEQIGFDGYAIGGLSVGEPKEDMMRILDHIAPLMPEQKPRYLMGVGKPEDLVEAVRRGVDMFDCVMPTRNARNGHLFTSQGVIKIRNARHRNDMSPLDDECECYTCKHYSRAYLHHLDRCNEILGARLNTIHNLFYYQTVMKGMRDALEADTFEAYVAAFYAKREMEVPVLP
- a CDS encoding Fic family protein, with the translated sequence MSWNAELPYNQLPLLPPSLEALETRAVLKACISARVALAELKKAGELIPNQSMLINLLPLLEAKDSSEIENIVTTTDRLFQYAQEDKGADHATKEALRYRTALYQGFQQLGNKPLCTATAIEICSTIKNTGVDIRKIPGTIIGNQTTGAVVYTPPVGEGVIRDLLSNWEHFLHAEDELDPLIKMAVSHYQFEAIHPFYDGNGRTGRVLNVLFLIERGLLTIPILYLSRFIVRNKQDYYQLLNAVTREQRWDNWLLFMLNGVEQTAVWTTEKISAIRALMESTTVYIREQLPKIYSHELVQLIFEQPYCRIANLVERNLAKRQTASTYLRQLVEIGVLEEVTSGKEKLFVNPRLMKLMTQDNNNITGF
- a CDS encoding PilZ domain-containing protein, with the translated sequence MSAEGFSPSLRPVPVEMELRFGTHNERVKGLLVGQRQPEYLVIEISKKYNWAEVQDWFAECATVVIRGVLDQGQIVAAATGYLSATSRPQRLIFLQYPKRFEARGLRQSPRIEVELDAVIRIAPNIPSPFPQGSGITEVKGQVKDISRGGMGFSAKADPTLSAEKLNGGIVEVEVLDGDNSLLKTVVEIRGAKQSGITMVMGLLVDKKDQRYLDSLDDLILHSKLIKQAIHG
- a CDS encoding DNA primase; the encoded protein is MAGLIPRDFIQDLIARADIVSVVDSRVRLKKAGKNYQACCPFHGEKTPSFTVAPDKQFYHCFGCGVHGNAIDFIMEYEGLEFPDAVEALASDMGLEVPREKGTGQSRDRAEIEDDFALMEKATQFFEQQLRKHPNSQRVIDYLRGRGLTGEIVKQFGIGYAPEGWDGLLKALGGNSKRESQLLALKLITENDRGKRFDFFRDRIMFPIRDRRGRVVGFGGRVLDNEQGPKYLNSPETRLFHKGRELYGFYEMKQHSKQLEQVVIVEGYMDVVALAQHGVYNAVAALGTAATPDHLQLLFRQTQQVVCCFDGDRAGRDAAWRALENALPLLRDGHDLRFLFLPDGDDPDSLVRREGAEGFASKLAQARSFKDYFFDHLSADVDLSSDAGKASLLAKVRPLLNTMQSDFYRELLHEELAKRIGRSTAQLEALEKGTKPNRANTDSRQKLSPVERAMGLLVQYPHLGRLVKVNNTLEKLKMEGAKVFIALHRQTHTAELNTASVLEGWRGTKYEAQLRELAQWQHQVDEANIEKEFKETYVFLIDRYLEQRYEELRLLPEEELTRERKLELVQLLQVIKRART
- a CDS encoding SSU ribosomal protein S21P encodes the protein MPAVKLKENEPFDVALRRFKRSCEKAGVLSEVRSREFYEKPTSERKRKKAAAVKRHAKKLARENARRTRLY
- a CDS encoding S-adenosylmethionine:tRNA ribosyltransferase-isomerase gives rise to the protein MKRQDFTFELPDELIARYPQPDRTSSRLLHLDGPTGAVSHYQFKNLLDLVAPGDLMVFNDTRVIPARLMGEKVSGGKVEILIERVLDEHRALAHVRSNRSPKPGARLLMENAIDVEVVGRDDALFELKFDPSKTLLEWLEAYGHMPLPPYIDRPDEATDKERYQTVYGTKPGAVAAPTAGLHFDDALLAALRDKGVEIAHVTLHVGAGTFQPVRVDNIHEHKMHSEYAEVPDSVVIAVKAAKARGGRVIAVGTTSVRSLESAAWKSPTGEIEPLSGETDIFIFPGYEFKVVDAMITNFHLPESTLIMLVSAFAGQKAVLSAYREAVQAQYRFFSYGDAMFVTRKLNALNV
- a CDS encoding RNA polymerase, sigma 70 subunit, RpoD, producing MQTRQSQLKLLIAKGKEQGYLTFAEVNDHLPQDIVDSDQIEDIIRMINDMGIKVFEHAPDADDLMMSEDTADEDAAEAAAAALATVESEIGRTTDPVRMYMREMGTVELLTREGEIDIAKRIEDGINQVQCSVAEYPEAINFLLEQWDAYEAEQIRLTEIISGFIDPNEVEEAPVVATHVGSEVPEDKLEDDDEDDDADDSDDEDSADTGIDPELAKEKFEELRKQYEAARSAIKKHGRGHKKSREQIELLSELFKQFRLVPKQFDRLVRDMREMMDRVRVQERLIMKVCLEQAKVPKRAFVITFSGNETSMDWFDSLIDKGTGNTEVLTEHREEVERSVQKLRTIAEETGLSIANVKDINRRMSIGEAKARRAKKEMVEANLRLVISIAKKYTNRGLQFLDLIQEGNIGLMKAVDKFEYRRGYKFSTYATWWIRQAITRSIADQARTIRIPVHMIETINKLNRISRQMLQEMGREPHPEELAERMAMPEDKIRKVLKIAKEPISMETPIGDDEDSHLGDFIEDTTLDLPVDAATSESLQNAVREVLGGLTAREAKVLRMRFGIDMNTDHTLEEVGKQFDVTRERIRQIEAKALRKLRHPSRSEQLKSFLDE